The Sporomusa termitida genome has a window encoding:
- a CDS encoding IS1634 family transposase, which yields MRLKVSRSKNSASLYVTKTVYVDKKEKTITVEKLGTEKELREKLNGQDPYVWAKAYIDKLTKKEKEAAGHIFIKRSQSKLIPKGDQVSFNGGYLFLQQLYHDLNLHHICRSISERYKFSFPLDSILSRLVYGRILFPASKLNTCQLSKTLLEQPDFEIQHVYRALEVIAKESDFIQAELYKNSLAVSKRNDTILYYDCTNYFFEIEQESGDKQYGPSKENRPNPIVEMGLFMDGDGIPLAFCIHSGNTNEQLTLQPLEKKILTDFSLAKFIVCTDAGLSSIDNRKFNDKKDRAFITTQSVRKLKKHLKQWALATEGWSLPQVRGAFDISQIAQSEEAKENYQNATFYKERWIKEDGLEQKLIVTFSFKYQNYQRCIRSRQIERACKLLESNPSSLKKHRQTDCKRFISRTNVTTEGEIAKNEFYTIDQEIIANEEAYDGFYAVCTNLEEDAPAITKINHKRWEIEECFRLLKSDFRARPVYLSRDDRIKAHFTTCFLALTIYRYLEKRVKENFTSTEIISQLRTMNFYCVPGEGYVPTYTRTDFTDALHETFGFRTDYEIVGTKQMKKIFKSTKKQ from the coding sequence ATGCGATTGAAAGTATCACGTTCCAAAAATTCCGCCTCCCTTTATGTCACAAAAACAGTTTATGTTGATAAAAAAGAAAAGACCATTACCGTTGAAAAGCTTGGCACGGAAAAAGAACTCCGGGAAAAGCTCAATGGGCAGGATCCTTATGTGTGGGCAAAAGCGTATATTGATAAATTAACTAAAAAGGAAAAAGAAGCAGCTGGACATATCTTTATAAAGCGATCCCAGTCCAAGCTTATCCCTAAAGGGGACCAGGTATCCTTCAATGGTGGCTATCTTTTTCTCCAACAGTTGTACCATGACTTAAACCTTCATCATATTTGCCGCTCTATTTCTGAACGCTATAAATTTTCGTTTCCCCTTGATTCGATTCTCTCAAGGCTGGTTTATGGCAGAATTCTATTTCCTGCCTCTAAGCTCAATACCTGCCAGCTTTCCAAGACGCTTCTGGAACAGCCTGATTTTGAAATCCAGCATGTTTACCGTGCTCTTGAAGTCATTGCCAAAGAATCCGATTTTATTCAAGCTGAGCTTTACAAAAATAGCCTGGCTGTCTCAAAACGCAATGATACAATTCTTTACTACGACTGTACCAACTATTTTTTTGAAATTGAGCAGGAAAGTGGCGATAAACAGTATGGCCCTTCCAAAGAAAACAGGCCCAATCCGATTGTGGAAATGGGACTGTTTATGGATGGGGATGGCATTCCCCTTGCTTTTTGCATTCACAGCGGCAACACTAATGAACAACTTACCCTACAGCCGTTAGAAAAAAAGATTCTTACGGATTTCTCTCTGGCTAAATTTATTGTTTGTACGGATGCCGGACTCTCTTCCATCGATAATCGCAAATTCAATGACAAGAAAGACCGTGCCTTTATTACCACTCAGTCTGTGAGAAAGCTGAAAAAACATCTCAAGCAGTGGGCTTTAGCTACAGAGGGCTGGTCTCTGCCTCAGGTAAGGGGAGCGTTTGATATTTCCCAAATAGCTCAGTCCGAAGAGGCCAAAGAAAACTATCAGAACGCCACCTTCTACAAGGAGCGCTGGATAAAAGAAGACGGTTTAGAGCAGAAGCTCATCGTTACTTTCTCTTTCAAATACCAAAACTACCAGCGATGTATCCGAAGCCGGCAGATAGAACGCGCCTGTAAACTGCTTGAATCAAATCCTTCCTCATTAAAAAAACACCGCCAGACTGATTGTAAGCGTTTTATCTCAAGGACAAATGTGACAACTGAAGGTGAAATTGCCAAAAATGAATTCTACACTATCGATCAGGAAATCATCGCAAACGAAGAAGCTTATGATGGCTTCTATGCCGTCTGCACAAATCTCGAAGAGGATGCTCCTGCTATTACTAAGATCAATCACAAGCGTTGGGAAATAGAAGAATGTTTTCGCCTGTTAAAATCCGATTTCAGGGCAAGACCGGTATATCTTAGCCGGGATGACCGGATTAAAGCACATTTTACAACCTGTTTTTTAGCACTAACAATCTACAGATATCTGGAAAAAAGGGTAAAAGAAAATTTTACAAGCACCGAAATCATTAGCCAGCTACGGACCATGAATTTTTATTGCGTTCCTGGAGAAGGGTATGTTCCCACTTATACCAGAACCGATTTTACCGATGCTCTACATGAGACTTTTGGCTTCCGTACCGATTATGAGATTGTAGGTACAAAGCAAATGAAAAAAATTTTTAAGTCTACAAAAAAACAATAA
- a CDS encoding DUF167 domain-containing protein, giving the protein MPDQLDIKELPDGVSFKVRVQPRSSKNAVSGIMGDSIKINLTSPPVDGEANAACIAFIAGLFKVSRSSVVITSGHRNRSKTVKVTGIDKNIFCSIIAAYI; this is encoded by the coding sequence TTGCCAGATCAGCTTGATATAAAAGAACTTCCGGACGGTGTCTCGTTTAAAGTACGGGTCCAGCCGCGTTCCAGTAAAAACGCCGTCAGCGGTATCATGGGCGACAGTATAAAAATCAATCTGACCTCGCCGCCGGTTGACGGCGAGGCGAACGCAGCCTGTATTGCCTTTATTGCCGGTTTGTTCAAAGTATCCCGTTCTTCGGTCGTCATTACCAGCGGCCACAGAAACAGATCAAAAACAGTCAAGGTTACAGGGATTGACAAAAATATTTTTTGCAGTATAATCGCTGCCTATATTTGA
- a CDS encoding DivIVA domain-containing protein, translating to MLTPLDIHNKEFKRSFRGYNEEEVDEFLDRVIKDYETLYRENIDLKETIERLNSKLEHYQHMENTLHSTLVIAQETAEEVKLNAKKETELMIKEAEIRAQRLVDEGMSKVRKMTGEYEEVRKQSQVFRTRLRTLLQAQMEMLNNAEEDEN from the coding sequence ATGCTTACACCGTTGGATATTCATAATAAAGAGTTCAAGCGCAGTTTTCGCGGGTATAATGAGGAAGAAGTGGATGAGTTTCTCGACAGGGTGATTAAGGATTATGAAACACTGTATCGTGAAAACATTGATTTAAAAGAAACAATTGAGCGCCTCAACAGCAAACTCGAACACTACCAGCATATGGAAAATACCCTCCATAGTACACTGGTTATTGCCCAGGAAACTGCTGAAGAAGTAAAACTGAATGCCAAAAAAGAGACCGAACTGATGATTAAAGAGGCTGAGATACGCGCCCAAAGGCTGGTTGACGAAGGAATGTCCAAAGTGCGCAAGATGACCGGCGAGTATGAAGAAGTAAGAAAACAGTCGCAGGTTTTCCGCACCCGGTTGCGCACCCTGCTGCAGGCCCAGATGGAAATGCTTAACAATGCGGAAGAAGATGAAAATTAA
- a CDS encoding RNA-binding protein, giving the protein MSERDKILRYYRASGDADLAARLLDLAEATLKNRKYKISEFLDPYGQSIAETIAAHYNRLTLETNGGYPGAERMKAAFVDTEFLAYAGALDYSISCLSVQWDSRYCRLSHRDVLGALMGLGIKREMLGDIIMGGEHCYIMADTNMAAYIAQNLAEVGQAAVAVAQASLADIPAKEEKIKEIRSTVASLRLDAVAASGFGTSRTRMAEDIAAAKVKINWQDAKSPAQAVKVGDVISMRGRGRVEVLEVPGQTKKGRYSVLLRRFM; this is encoded by the coding sequence ATGAGCGAACGGGATAAGATTTTGCGGTATTACCGGGCATCAGGTGATGCTGATTTGGCAGCCAGACTTCTGGATTTAGCAGAGGCAACGCTTAAAAACCGCAAATATAAGATCAGTGAATTTTTGGACCCCTATGGTCAGAGCATCGCCGAAACCATAGCGGCCCACTACAACCGGCTGACACTCGAGACTAATGGCGGTTATCCCGGTGCCGAGCGCATGAAGGCAGCTTTTGTTGATACTGAATTTCTTGCTTATGCCGGGGCCCTGGATTATTCTATATCCTGCCTGTCTGTTCAATGGGACAGCCGCTATTGCCGCCTGTCGCACCGGGATGTTCTGGGCGCACTTATGGGCCTTGGCATTAAGCGGGAAATGCTGGGCGACATTATCATGGGCGGCGAACACTGCTATATTATGGCGGACACAAATATGGCCGCCTATATTGCGCAGAATCTTGCCGAAGTAGGCCAGGCTGCCGTAGCTGTGGCGCAGGCCTCACTGGCTGACATTCCTGCCAAAGAAGAAAAAATCAAGGAAATCCGGTCGACAGTCGCCTCCTTACGCTTGGATGCGGTGGCGGCATCCGGTTTTGGAACTTCCCGCACCCGCATGGCCGAGGATATTGCCGCTGCCAAGGTAAAAATAAACTGGCAGGATGCCAAAAGTCCGGCCCAGGCCGTAAAGGTGGGCGATGTCATTTCCATGCGTGGCCGCGGCCGGGTCGAAGTCCTGGAAGTCCCCGGCCAAACGAAAAAGGGCCGCTATAGTGTTTTACTCCGAAGATTTATGTAA
- the proC gene encoding pyrroline-5-carboxylate reductase — MLTNKQIGFIGGGAMAEALIRGILHAGLVMPSQIAVNDVSTERLGYLRGTFTVSTTLDSQEIARQSDILFLTVKPQVINGVIDTIAPVVAKTTVVVSVAAGVTIAAFQGKMPGVPIIRVMPNTPVAVGEGMSAMALGKYATTAVSEPVAEVFASVGKVVTVNEDTMDAVTGLSGSGPAYAFVLIDALTDAGVRVGFSRQTAVLLAAQTLMGAAKMVLETGEHPAKLRDMVTSPGGTAITGVHVLEQNGVRAALIDAVVAATNRSREMGRR; from the coding sequence ATGCTGACAAACAAACAAATAGGCTTTATTGGTGGCGGCGCCATGGCCGAGGCGCTGATACGAGGTATTCTGCACGCCGGCTTAGTAATGCCGTCACAAATTGCAGTAAACGATGTTTCAACTGAACGTCTGGGCTATCTGCGCGGCACTTTTACAGTATCAACAACGCTTGACAGCCAGGAGATTGCCCGGCAGTCGGACATCCTGTTTTTAACAGTAAAACCCCAGGTAATCAACGGGGTAATTGATACCATTGCGCCGGTTGTTGCCAAAACAACCGTGGTTGTTTCCGTAGCGGCCGGGGTAACCATTGCCGCCTTTCAGGGAAAAATGCCAGGAGTACCGATTATCAGGGTGATGCCCAACACACCGGTTGCTGTTGGTGAAGGGATGTCGGCCATGGCCCTGGGGAAATATGCCACTACTGCGGTAAGTGAGCCGGTGGCGGAGGTATTCGCCTCTGTTGGCAAAGTAGTTACAGTTAACGAAGATACGATGGATGCTGTAACCGGTCTGTCCGGCAGTGGCCCGGCTTATGCCTTTGTCCTGATTGATGCCCTTACCGATGCCGGCGTGCGGGTTGGGTTTTCCCGCCAGACAGCCGTTCTGTTAGCTGCGCAAACCCTTATGGGCGCAGCCAAAATGGTACTGGAAACAGGTGAACACCCGGCAAAATTGCGGGACATGGTTACATCACCGGGCGGTACAGCCATTACCGGCGTGCATGTGCTGGAGCAAAATGGTGTCCGGGCCGCACTTATCGATGCGGTTGTGGCCGCCACCAACCGTTCCCGCGAAATGGGGCGGCGGTAG
- a CDS encoding cell division protein SepF — translation MKFMEKVWGSLGLFEPADQEEDRSRPEESEAKIKQKNNNVVSLPMAPSSQQQGKQVKVMVVEPFSFDDAQHVSDYLKSRKPVVVNLENTDPDIAKRMIDFISGTTYALNGQIQKVGNHIFLCAPNNVDVAYSPRDEGGDKTLLPWANK, via the coding sequence ATGAAGTTTATGGAAAAAGTATGGGGCAGCCTTGGTCTTTTTGAACCGGCAGACCAGGAGGAAGACCGCTCCAGACCGGAGGAATCCGAAGCAAAAATAAAACAGAAGAATAATAATGTCGTATCCCTGCCGATGGCCCCGAGCAGCCAGCAACAGGGCAAACAAGTCAAAGTCATGGTTGTTGAGCCATTTTCGTTTGATGATGCCCAGCATGTATCCGACTATCTGAAAAGCCGTAAGCCGGTGGTAGTCAACCTTGAGAATACCGATCCGGATATTGCTAAGCGCATGATTGATTTTATTAGCGGCACGACCTATGCCCTAAACGGCCAGATTCAAAAGGTCGGTAATCATATCTTCTTATGTGCCCCGAATAATGTAGATGTTGCCTACAGCCCGCGGGACGAAGGCGGCGACAAGACACTGCTGCCCTGGGCCAATAAATAG
- a CDS encoding YggS family pyridoxal phosphate-dependent enzyme produces the protein MSIAQNIEEIHKKIDISKVKLVAVTKNHGVSAMLEALAAGVTAVGENRVQEMLAKHPAIQAAGRSAEWHLIGHLQTNKVRQAVPLADLIHSVDSERLAREIDSTAGKLGKRQDVLLQVNIADEDSKFGVEAGQALPLARLISQLEHVRLCGLMTIAPFSETPEAIRPVFKETYQLYSELKLLKLANTEFNWLSMGMTNDYQVAIEEGANLVRIGTAIFGSRQY, from the coding sequence ATGTCAATAGCGCAAAATATTGAAGAAATACACAAAAAAATAGATATAAGCAAGGTCAAACTTGTGGCTGTCACTAAAAACCACGGCGTATCCGCCATGCTGGAAGCTTTAGCTGCAGGGGTAACTGCCGTGGGGGAAAACCGGGTTCAGGAAATGCTGGCCAAACACCCCGCCATCCAGGCAGCAGGCCGGTCGGCTGAATGGCATCTTATCGGTCATCTGCAGACAAACAAGGTGCGGCAGGCAGTGCCGCTGGCTGATCTGATTCACTCTGTTGACAGTGAGCGGCTGGCGCGCGAGATTGACAGTACAGCCGGCAAACTCGGTAAACGCCAGGATGTGTTACTGCAGGTTAATATTGCCGATGAGGACAGTAAATTTGGCGTGGAAGCCGGACAAGCCCTGCCGCTGGCCAGGTTGATCAGCCAGCTCGAACATGTGCGGCTTTGCGGTCTGATGACAATTGCACCGTTTAGCGAAACCCCTGAGGCAATTCGCCCGGTGTTTAAAGAGACCTATCAGCTATACAGCGAATTAAAACTATTAAAATTAGCCAATACTGAGTTTAATTGGCTATCAATGGGAATGACAAACGATTATCAGGTGGCTATCGAAGAGGGAGCAAACTTAGTGCGTATCGGTACTGCAATATTTGGCTCGCGCCAATATTAG
- a CDS encoding ABC transporter substrate-binding protein, translating into MSKIGVKMTCLLTMLVMLAGLVTGCGDTASKDIKIGVVYELTGNTASFGTAAANGAKMAFKEINAKGGVLGKQIQPVIADNKGEPSESSNAMTKVITQDKVIAVTGFTVSSNGIAGSTVAEANKIPFVAAATTNPKVTLDEKTGKTKDYTFRVCFIDPFQGTVGANFALNSLKATKAAIMIDNSSDYSKGLASFFKEAFTKGGGQIISEEAYLQKDQDFKTILTKIKATNPDILYVPGYYEEVGKIVKQAREMGIIVPVVGGDGWDSPKLNEIGGAQALNNTYFTNHYSVEDTSPLSKAFVENYTKEYGQMPDAMAVLGYDAAYVLVDAIKRANSTEADKIREALVATKDFKGAAGDLTLNDNHDAVKGAVILEMKDGKQVYKETVKP; encoded by the coding sequence ATGAGTAAAATCGGAGTAAAAATGACGTGTCTGCTAACTATGCTGGTTATGTTGGCAGGGCTGGTCACCGGTTGTGGTGACACGGCCAGCAAAGACATCAAAATCGGTGTAGTTTACGAACTTACCGGTAATACGGCATCTTTTGGAACAGCTGCTGCGAATGGCGCCAAAATGGCCTTTAAAGAAATCAATGCCAAAGGCGGCGTCCTCGGCAAACAAATTCAGCCGGTCATTGCCGACAATAAAGGCGAACCTTCTGAATCTTCCAATGCGATGACCAAGGTTATTACCCAGGATAAAGTTATTGCTGTAACCGGTTTTACCGTCAGCTCCAACGGCATTGCCGGCTCAACGGTAGCCGAAGCTAACAAAATTCCCTTTGTTGCTGCTGCTACCACCAACCCTAAGGTAACCTTGGATGAAAAGACCGGCAAAACCAAAGACTACACCTTCCGTGTTTGTTTTATTGACCCCTTCCAGGGTACTGTTGGCGCCAACTTTGCTTTAAACAGCCTTAAGGCTACAAAAGCAGCGATTATGATTGATAATTCCAGCGACTACAGCAAAGGATTAGCCTCCTTCTTCAAAGAAGCCTTTACCAAAGGCGGCGGCCAGATTATTTCGGAAGAAGCATACTTACAAAAAGACCAGGACTTTAAAACAATCCTGACCAAAATTAAAGCCACCAATCCTGATATCCTTTACGTACCCGGCTACTATGAAGAAGTTGGCAAAATCGTAAAGCAAGCCCGTGAAATGGGTATTATCGTGCCGGTAGTCGGCGGCGACGGCTGGGATTCTCCGAAGCTAAATGAAATCGGCGGTGCCCAGGCCCTTAACAATACTTACTTCACCAACCATTACTCAGTAGAAGATACCAGCCCGCTGTCCAAAGCCTTTGTCGAAAACTACACAAAAGAATACGGCCAAATGCCTGACGCCATGGCAGTACTTGGGTATGATGCCGCTTACGTACTTGTCGACGCCATCAAACGCGCCAACAGCACCGAGGCCGACAAAATCCGTGAAGCCCTGGTTGCAACGAAAGACTTCAAAGGTGCGGCTGGCGACCTGACGCTTAATGATAACCATGATGCCGTAAAAGGCGCGGTTATCCTGGAAATGAAGGATGGCAAACAAGTCTATAAAGAGACTGTAAAACCATAA
- a CDS encoding NAD(P)/FAD-dependent oxidoreductase — protein MIKQADVVVIGGGVVGCAIAYNLAKAGAGRIAVIERGYLASGATGRCGAGVRMQWGTETNCLLARESVNMLENLPELLEVNGDIEFKQGGYLLLAYTEKMADQFKKNLTLQNSLAIPARWTTPAEAREIVPHLNTDELLGATFCPKDGHANPFKVTSLYAEAAARLGVRFYTYSEVTGLSTKAGKITTVHTDKGDIATNTVINAAGGYAKMVGRMAGIELPIFPERHEILVTEPVEPMQTPMVMCFYHNLYCQQTPHGSFIMGIGHPDEPETFNTTSSWQFLTEMAKRITKILPPLANLNVIRQWAGLYDMCPDRTPILGPDTNIQGFYTAAGFSGHGFMISPMVGKLMAQTVLGLPTDIPINMFSAERFARGELYIEPSVV, from the coding sequence ATGATTAAGCAAGCTGATGTCGTAGTGATCGGCGGCGGTGTTGTCGGCTGCGCCATTGCCTACAACCTGGCCAAAGCCGGTGCCGGCCGGATTGCGGTCATCGAGCGCGGCTACCTGGCCAGCGGGGCAACCGGCCGGTGTGGTGCCGGCGTCCGGATGCAGTGGGGCACCGAAACCAATTGCCTGCTGGCCCGCGAGAGTGTAAATATGCTGGAAAACCTGCCCGAATTGTTAGAGGTCAATGGTGATATCGAGTTTAAACAAGGCGGCTATCTCTTACTTGCCTACACCGAAAAAATGGCAGACCAGTTCAAGAAAAACCTTACACTGCAAAACTCGCTGGCTATACCGGCCCGCTGGACAACACCGGCTGAGGCCAGGGAAATTGTACCGCACCTGAATACTGATGAACTCCTGGGAGCTACTTTCTGTCCCAAAGACGGCCATGCCAACCCGTTTAAGGTAACAAGCCTGTATGCCGAAGCGGCGGCCCGGCTCGGGGTCCGGTTTTATACCTATTCCGAAGTAACCGGCTTAAGCACCAAGGCCGGAAAAATTACGACAGTCCACACCGACAAGGGGGACATTGCGACTAACACCGTTATTAATGCGGCCGGCGGTTATGCCAAAATGGTCGGCCGTATGGCCGGCATTGAGCTGCCAATTTTTCCGGAACGCCATGAAATACTGGTAACCGAACCGGTAGAACCTATGCAAACGCCGATGGTCATGTGTTTTTACCATAATCTCTACTGCCAGCAAACTCCCCATGGCAGTTTTATTATGGGGATCGGTCACCCGGATGAGCCGGAAACCTTTAACACAACTTCCAGCTGGCAGTTTCTGACGGAGATGGCCAAACGGATCACTAAGATATTGCCGCCCCTTGCCAATCTGAACGTCATCAGGCAGTGGGCCGGCCTTTATGACATGTGTCCGGACCGGACACCGATTTTAGGCCCTGATACTAATATTCAGGGCTTCTACACAGCGGCCGGCTTCAGCGGCCACGGTTTTATGATCTCACCGATGGTCGGTAAGCTGATGGCCCAAACCGTGCTCGGATTACCCACCGATATTCCCATCAATATGTTTAGTGCCGAAAGGTTTGCCCGGGGCGAATTATATATTGAGCCTTCTGTTGTCTGA
- a CDS encoding (2Fe-2S)-binding protein, which translates to MTEPVIICRCEDITLHDIQELIKQGKHSLEELKRECRCGMGPCQGRTCTPLIAQELAKALKVQAADIILPTFRPPTAPITLGALAAGGGKHD; encoded by the coding sequence ATGACAGAACCGGTTATCATCTGCCGCTGTGAAGATATTACACTGCACGATATTCAGGAGCTTATTAAGCAGGGAAAACACAGTTTAGAAGAACTTAAACGGGAATGCCGCTGCGGCATGGGCCCCTGCCAGGGCCGTACCTGCACCCCCTTAATCGCCCAGGAACTCGCCAAAGCGCTAAAAGTCCAGGCCGCCGATATTATCCTGCCAACCTTCCGGCCGCCGACGGCCCCGATCACGTTAGGGGCGTTAGCAGCAGGAGGTGGCAAGCATGATTAA
- a CDS encoding 4Fe-4S dicluster domain-containing protein, with protein MLEQTGVPTTADINNVLPGAKRFAQGPVAVFECFQNIPCNPCVEACPRGAISIGADINERPQLDESKCNGCGICLAHCPGLSIFVVDCAYNPQEALIKLPYEYLPLPVAGQLADALSRTGETIALAQVQRVQQNKNKTTVVWVSVPKAQAMNIRGIAIRKED; from the coding sequence ATGCTTGAACAGACAGGCGTGCCTACAACAGCTGATATCAATAATGTTTTACCAGGGGCGAAAAGATTCGCCCAGGGTCCTGTAGCGGTATTTGAATGTTTTCAGAACATCCCCTGCAACCCCTGTGTTGAGGCCTGTCCGCGGGGGGCAATCTCAATCGGCGCCGATATTAATGAACGGCCCCAGCTTGACGAAAGCAAGTGCAATGGCTGCGGCATTTGCCTGGCCCATTGCCCGGGGCTGTCAATCTTTGTTGTTGACTGTGCTTACAATCCGCAGGAAGCTTTAATTAAACTGCCTTATGAATATTTGCCCCTGCCGGTAGCCGGCCAGCTGGCAGATGCCCTCAGCCGCACGGGCGAAACAATCGCTCTGGCTCAGGTGCAAAGGGTCCAGCAGAATAAAAACAAAACAACCGTAGTATGGGTGTCTGTCCCCAAAGCACAGGCTATGAATATTCGGGGCATTGCCATACGTAAGGAGGATTAA
- a CDS encoding NAD(P)/FAD-dependent oxidoreductase has protein sequence MNIDIVIIGAGPAGLMAAIHAGKLGARVLLIERAEYYGGQLIKQTHKFFGSKSEYAGERGVDIAALLVKQALALPGVTAWNNATVLGYYQEDGRLTVKHQNNFVTIKAQKIIVAAGAAEKTLAFPGNDLPGIYGAGAVQTLMNVHGVMPGKRLLMVGAGNIGLIVAYQLLQAGVEVAGIIEAAPKIGGYLVHAAKIRRAGIPIYTSHTIKAAYGNPALTGVTVCRLDSAWQQIPGTEFAIGADGLCLAVGLTPLTELLWQAGCKMSFVPELGGYVPCRSASLQTTQPDIYVAGDVAGVEEASAAMVEGKLAGLAAAADLGWKIKEEDYAEAQNQLTALRAGSVSAKIRAGLAKVMLDRHSNDLREVTGNA, from the coding sequence ATGAATATAGATATTGTAATTATCGGCGCCGGTCCTGCCGGACTTATGGCTGCCATTCATGCCGGCAAACTGGGGGCCCGGGTATTGCTGATTGAGCGGGCAGAATATTATGGCGGCCAGCTTATCAAGCAAACTCATAAATTTTTTGGCTCTAAAAGCGAATATGCCGGTGAACGGGGGGTTGATATAGCAGCCCTGCTAGTCAAACAGGCTTTGGCACTCCCCGGCGTAACCGCCTGGAATAATGCCACCGTGCTGGGTTATTACCAGGAAGACGGCAGGCTGACAGTTAAGCATCAAAATAATTTTGTCACAATTAAGGCCCAAAAAATCATTGTTGCTGCCGGCGCGGCTGAGAAAACACTGGCCTTTCCGGGCAACGACCTGCCAGGCATATATGGAGCCGGGGCAGTCCAGACGCTGATGAATGTTCATGGCGTTATGCCCGGGAAACGCCTGTTGATGGTAGGTGCAGGCAACATCGGCCTGATCGTCGCCTATCAATTGCTGCAGGCCGGGGTTGAGGTTGCCGGCATTATCGAAGCGGCCCCGAAAATCGGCGGCTATTTAGTGCATGCCGCTAAAATACGGCGGGCCGGCATCCCGATTTATACGAGCCACACAATCAAGGCGGCTTACGGAAACCCCGCACTAACCGGCGTGACCGTCTGCCGGTTAGATTCCGCCTGGCAGCAGATACCGGGGACAGAGTTTGCTATCGGGGCCGATGGCCTATGTCTGGCTGTTGGTCTGACGCCTCTGACCGAACTGTTATGGCAGGCAGGCTGTAAAATGTCCTTTGTGCCGGAGTTGGGCGGTTATGTTCCTTGCCGCAGCGCCAGTCTGCAGACCACCCAGCCGGATATTTATGTGGCCGGTGACGTCGCCGGGGTCGAAGAAGCCTCCGCCGCCATGGTGGAAGGAAAATTAGCCGGGCTGGCAGCTGCTGCCGATTTAGGCTGGAAAATAAAAGAAGAGGATTATGCCGAAGCGCAAAACCAGTTAACAGCACTGAGAGCGGGCAGTGTCAGCGCGAAAATACGCGCCGGCCTGGCCAAGGTAATGCTTGACCGCCATAGCAATGACTTAAGGGAGGTGACCGGCAATGCTTGA
- a CDS encoding (2Fe-2S)-binding protein, which translates to MRIINHPILTFPEKSKVKFCFNGQQLEGYTGEPIAAALHAAGITVLRHSHGLNRARGLFCAIGNCSSCLMVVNGMPNVRVCVEPLQAGMTVETQTGRGKLP; encoded by the coding sequence ATGCGCATCATCAATCATCCAATATTAACATTTCCGGAAAAGAGCAAAGTTAAGTTCTGTTTTAACGGCCAACAACTCGAAGGGTATACCGGCGAGCCAATTGCAGCCGCACTCCATGCCGCCGGCATTACCGTGCTCAGACACAGTCACGGGCTTAACCGGGCGCGGGGTCTGTTCTGCGCCATCGGCAATTGTTCTTCCTGTTTAATGGTCGTCAATGGTATGCCCAATGTACGGGTATGTGTGGAACCCCTGCAGGCGGGAATGACAGTGGAAACGCAAACAGGAAGAGGTAAGCTGCCATGA